One stretch of Kocuria turfanensis DNA includes these proteins:
- a CDS encoding helix-turn-helix domain-containing protein, whose translation MAAAGMFSTTKLIPELEARGIHLSASQVYRLAAEKPERLSLHVLVALMDIFGCTADDLITRVDLGAATTRTRTGTEAGSPEGSADALRASGARPKRAQIVPPSDG comes from the coding sequence ATGGCGGCTGCGGGGATGTTCAGTACCACCAAGCTCATCCCGGAACTGGAAGCGAGGGGTATCCATCTGTCGGCCAGCCAGGTCTACCGGCTGGCGGCGGAGAAACCGGAACGGCTGAGTCTGCACGTGCTGGTGGCCCTGATGGACATCTTCGGCTGCACCGCCGATGATCTCATCACCCGCGTCGATCTCGGCGCGGCCACCACTCGCACCCGCACCGGCACCGAGGCGGGGTCGCCCGAGGGCTCGGCTGATGCGTTGCGCGCCTCCGGGGCCCGGCCCAAGCGGGCCCAGATCGTGCCTCCCAGCGATGGTTGA